TATCGTCGAGTTCCACTCTTTCCAAGCAGCGCAACCTTGcgtgtcttttctctctgttcTACGGACCGCACCATCCTGGATTGCTTTCATGTTACTCCTCGTCTTACACGCGGGCTACGCCGCCGTCTACTCCAAGGCGTTGAGTCCCAAGGGTGCAGTCTCATTCTTCTGGCCTCCTAATCCATGCGTCATCCGGTATCCATCATTTGAAGACCACACATGCCTTGGCACAGAACCACGGTATAGCAGGTGCACACTGAGTCAGTCATTCGTCAACTCGGAGGGAGCCCCTTGGAGGGGGGCAACAACCTACTTCCGCACGCCAGGTGATATCACGGGAAGTgaagagcagcagcggaaacgAATTATCGCAAAGTACAAGGTGTCTGTGCAGCGGAGCTTATGGCGGCACGCAGTGACTGCGGCAGGCTGCGGGCTCATCGTCGTGGGCATCATTTTACTTTCCATCCACTGTAGCACCTCGGCCCCTGATCAGCCTCTAGCCTCCGCACCTGCAGCTACAAgctttcttcgctttctcctgCTCCAGGCCAGCGGGGGGAAGTCGGAGTCGTTATCGGGGCAAGGGGCGTATTGGAGGGGGTCGCGGCTCTCAGACGATGGAGAGACGAGTCGCGTGGCAGCACTGAAGCACTTTCTCTCTACTTCCCGGGCCCCCGCCGACGAGCAATTCTTCTCCAGGGAGCGGAACCTACATCCCTTTGTTACGGACTTTCCTTCTTCAGTTCGCGCTTCTCTTGGGGGCAACGTGCTGACGGTCCGCAGTGCGCCGTGGGAAGCATCCTATGCAAAACATCACGAACGGTACTTGGCACGAACCTCGCGCGCACTGAGGCATAAGCAGTCGCCGCGTCGTGCCGCActgcgaagccgcgcgactCAAGACCAGAGTCTCGATCTAACTGCCTCGTCGTTCGCCTTTGCGGCTCTTTCTGCGGTTCCAGACGCAGAAAGGCGGCCTCAGCTTCATCCAGGAGAAGCTCTCGGCGAAGCGACAGTGGCTAGTACGCTGCCAGAAGAGGGGGCAGAGGACGGGGCTGCTGACGCCGCTCCCGGCGGACTTGATTTCGTGTCCTCAGATAGTGGCGCAGGCCGAGAATCGACCGGAAGTGGTACCACGCTGCTGCTCTACGGCATTCTCTCTTTTGGATGCGGTGTCGCACTTGCTAGTGCACAGCTCGTCTGGCTTTTGGCGTGCTGGATCGACAGTACGTCTGTcagagagacggagagccTTTACGATAACGAGGGAGCAACAGGCATCGGTGACTGCATCGATAATGCAGCAGTTTTTGCTTCTACTTTCGCAGTTGACGGCTGTCGACGTCAATGCTCGGCCGCAGGGATGGAGAGTCGCGCATCGTTTATAGTGAGTATCGAGTGCGCCTTCCTTGAGATCCCTGTCTCCCGCACAGCTTACACGAAGCGAAGGCGGTTTTAGGCAAATGAACAAACGCCTGACCGAAACATGCATAAAACTCGGGGATCTAAACCTGTTCCTCGACGGTTTGGCGAAACGTttgaaagaagaaaaaggcatATAACTTGCAGATTACGTGTGTTGTGCTATGTTTGCAGGCCTTGTCTTCTCAGCGATGGCGCTCATCAATCGGAATCCGCCTTGCGTGCTCAAAGCTCCTGACATGTTTTTGCCTCCTGAGACTCCCGAGCTTGGCGAAGCCGGTCCTCTCCTTTCGAAGCTTTTCCAATCGAGACCCGCCTCCAAGAGTCTCAAGGGGGTCCACGGCGCCCAGCAGGCGGCCTCTGGTGCGTCGGCAACGGACTCGTCTGCGCATTCAGACTCcaccgacgaggaggacCTCGACAGCGAGAGCGTAGCGTCTGTTGAGGCGGCAGAATTTCCCACGGACTCCGAAGACGACTGGACAGAGAAGCAGGCTGAGCAAGTCGCCGTCCACGGAGGCGACAGGGGCACTGGTTTGGAAGGGCAATAATGTGCGCAGGATGGGCTCCTGTGCGAGCAGTCCCCAGGCGGGGGGCCAGCGAGAGGCCACTCGATCGTGGCCGTTTCCCCTGTGCGGCTGTGTCAGGTGCATCAAGACGACAACACCAAACCGGGCTTTCGAGCTCGGCTCGAAATAAAATTTGTTCGTCTCTTGCGGGAGACGGGGATATGTGGTGTGAATATACCTCCTTGTGTCGACTAACGGGGAACGTTGTCCGATGTAGACTGTTAGAGACACCTCTCAGCACCTCTCAGTCCGCGTTCGTCTCG
Above is a window of Besnoitia besnoiti strain Bb-Ger1 chromosome Unknown contig00007, whole genome shotgun sequence DNA encoding:
- a CDS encoding uncharacterized protein (encoded by transcript BESB_072250), with the protein product MAPPRSGSATAGEGPAAADRLRGVASAADSPAEEERGALLRESKRSGGRHGDERGQGREGQRAMRCDRMPEMHQEHKQYVKRLRRLEKLYVRLQTPRRLVAALGALFLSSLLLSAVILFLFVLWDPSGNRRLLWPAAVLVKAFGVAFLATTVLGTIASVIIFCIFKVGTLLFFASLYIHSILLSVFVSAICTQQLKLMEALLASPVSASSPVFNAAPYLLFAFALLLYGVCTDTPHLWAWITLPSLLITQVLIVEFHSFQAAQPCVSFLSVLRTAPSWIAFMLLLVLHAGYAAVYSKALSPKGAVSFFWPPNPCVIRYPSFEDHTCLGTEPRYSRCTLSQSFVNSEGAPWRGATTYFRTPGDITGSEEQQRKRIIAKYKVSVQRSLWRHAVTAAGCGLIVVGIILLSIHCSTSAPDQPLASAPAATSFLRFLLLQASGGKSESLSGQGAYWRGSRLSDDGETSRVAALKHFLSTSRAPADEQFFSRERNLHPFVTDFPSSVRASLGGNVLTVRSAPWEASYAKHHERYLARTSRALRHKQSPRRAALRSRATQDQSLDLTASSFAFAALSAVPDAERRPQLHPGEALGEATVASTLPEEGAEDGAADAAPGGLDFVSSDSGAGRESTGSGTTLLLYGILSFGCGVALASAQLVWLLACWIDSLVFSAMALINRNPPCVLKAPDMFLPPETPELGEAGPLLSKLFQSRPASKSLKGVHGAQQAASGASATDSSAHSDSTDEEDLDSESVASVEAAEFPTDSEDDWTEKQAEQVAVHGGDRGTGLEGQ